A single genomic interval of Chloroflexota bacterium harbors:
- a CDS encoding GYD domain-containing protein has product MAIYVMLTSLTDEGRKTIKENPDRVKEVNKEVETMGVKLLGQYALMGPYDFVNILEAASNEVVAKVAVELGSRGTLQTLTMPAIKLDDLIKTLKSK; this is encoded by the coding sequence ATGGCCATCTATGTAATGCTGACAAGCCTGACAGATGAAGGCAGGAAGACCATAAAAGAGAACCCTGACAGGGTAAAAGAAGTTAATAAAGAAGTCGAGACTATGGGGGTGAAGTTGCTAGGTCAGTACGCGCTCATGGGCCCGTACGACTTCGTGAACATTCTTGAGGCTGCCAGCAATGAGGTCGTAGCTAAAGTGGCGGTCGAGTTGGGTTCCAGGGGCACGCTGCAAACCTTGACCATGCCTGCCATCAAACTGGACGATCTAATAAAGACCTTGAAGAGCAAGTGA